In Synechocystis sp. PCC 6714, the following are encoded in one genomic region:
- the rimO gene encoding 30S ribosomal protein S12 methylthiotransferase RimO produces the protein MGQTPTIAINHLGCEKNRIDSEHMLGLLVEAGYQVDANEELADYVIVNTCSFIQDARQESVRTLVELAEAKKKIVISGCLAQHFQEQLLEEIPEAVAVVGTGDYQNIVDIIRRTEQGQRVKAISPNPSFIADENLPRYRTTNEAIAYLRVAEGCDYRCAFCIIPQLRGKQRSRPIESIVAEAEQLASQGVKELILISQITTNYGLDLYGEPRLAELLRALGKVDIPWIRIHYAYPTGLTPKVIEAIATTPNVLPYLDLPLQHSHPDILRAMNRPWQGQVNDNIIERLKAALPDAVLRTTFIVGFPGETEENFEHLLGFVQRHRFDHVGVFTFSPEEGTAAFDLANPVPEEVMGDRRDRLMALQQPISAQKNAACLGQTLDVLIEQENPSTGEFIGRATRFAPEVDGLVYVKGNANLNEIVPVVVTATDDYDLYGMTAEEARVF, from the coding sequence ATGGGCCAAACGCCAACGATCGCCATCAACCATTTGGGTTGCGAAAAAAACCGCATTGATTCTGAACACATGCTAGGGCTGCTAGTGGAAGCGGGTTACCAAGTCGATGCCAACGAAGAATTAGCAGATTACGTCATCGTCAATACCTGTAGTTTTATTCAAGATGCTCGCCAGGAATCAGTCAGAACGTTAGTAGAACTAGCGGAAGCAAAAAAGAAAATCGTTATTTCCGGTTGTCTGGCCCAGCATTTCCAGGAGCAACTTTTAGAGGAGATTCCCGAAGCGGTGGCCGTGGTGGGCACCGGAGATTACCAAAATATTGTTGATATTATCCGACGCACGGAACAGGGGCAGCGAGTTAAAGCCATTTCCCCCAATCCCAGCTTTATTGCTGACGAAAATTTACCCCGCTATCGCACCACCAATGAGGCGATCGCCTATCTACGGGTGGCGGAGGGATGTGATTACCGCTGTGCTTTTTGCATTATTCCCCAACTGCGGGGCAAACAGCGGTCTCGCCCCATTGAGTCCATTGTGGCTGAGGCCGAACAACTGGCCAGCCAAGGGGTAAAGGAATTGATTCTCATCTCCCAAATCACTACCAATTATGGGTTGGATTTGTATGGGGAGCCGAGGTTAGCGGAGTTGCTCCGAGCCTTAGGCAAAGTTGATATTCCCTGGATTCGTATTCACTACGCCTACCCCACTGGGTTGACCCCCAAAGTCATTGAGGCGATCGCCACTACGCCCAACGTCCTCCCCTATTTGGATTTACCCCTGCAACATTCCCATCCTGATATTCTCAGGGCCATGAATCGTCCCTGGCAGGGTCAGGTTAACGACAACATCATCGAAAGGTTAAAAGCAGCCCTCCCCGATGCCGTCTTGCGTACTACTTTTATTGTGGGCTTTCCTGGGGAAACGGAGGAAAATTTTGAGCATTTGCTGGGCTTTGTCCAGCGCCATCGGTTTGACCATGTGGGGGTATTCACCTTTTCTCCAGAGGAGGGTACCGCCGCCTTTGATCTGGCTAACCCCGTGCCGGAAGAGGTAATGGGCGATCGCCGGGATCGGTTGATGGCCCTACAGCAACCCATTTCAGCCCAGAAAAATGCCGCCTGTTTAGGGCAGACCCTAGACGTACTGATTGAACAGGAAAATCCCAGCACTGGGGAATTCATCGGCCGGGCCACCCGCTTTGCTCCAGAGGTGGACGGATTGGTTTACGTCAAGGGCAATGCCAATTTGAATGAAATCGTCCCGGTCGTAGTCACTGCCACCGACGATTATGACCTGTACGGTATGACCGCCGAGGAGGCTAGGGTTTTTTAG
- the argC gene encoding N-acetyl-gamma-glutamyl-phosphate reductase: MGHEKTRVGIIGASGYGGIQLVRLLLEHPQVELTYLAGHSSAGKPYSDLYPHLTHRVNLTIEPIDLEAIANRCDAVFLGLPNGLACDMAPELLAKGCKVLDLSADYRFRNLNTYTEWYKKGRQDQATNSQAVYGLPELYRDAIKDAQLIGCPGCYPTASLLALSPLLKQGLIVPETAIIDAKSGTSGGGREAKVNMLLAEAEGSLGAYGVAKHRHTPEIEQVASDLAGTELQVQFTPHLIPMVRGILATVYATLRDPGLVRDDLITIYSAFYRASPFVKILPHGVYPQTKWAWGTNLCYIGIEVDPRTGRVIVLSAIDNLVKGQAGQAVQCLNLMMGWEESLGLPQLAFYP; encoded by the coding sequence ATGGGGCATGAAAAAACTAGAGTCGGTATCATTGGCGCGTCGGGCTATGGCGGCATTCAGTTAGTACGATTATTGTTGGAACATCCCCAGGTGGAATTGACCTACCTAGCGGGGCATAGCAGTGCAGGTAAACCCTACAGTGATCTTTATCCCCATTTAACCCACCGGGTAAATCTGACCATAGAACCCATTGACCTAGAGGCGATCGCCAACCGTTGTGATGCGGTGTTCCTTGGTTTACCCAATGGTTTAGCCTGTGACATGGCCCCAGAATTACTGGCTAAAGGTTGCAAAGTTTTAGACCTGTCGGCGGACTATCGTTTCCGTAACCTCAACACCTACACGGAATGGTACAAAAAAGGACGTCAAGACCAAGCTACAAATAGCCAAGCTGTTTACGGCCTGCCAGAATTGTACCGGGATGCCATTAAGGATGCTCAACTAATTGGTTGCCCCGGATGTTACCCCACCGCCAGTTTATTAGCCCTTTCCCCCTTGCTTAAACAGGGTTTAATTGTGCCCGAAACCGCCATTATTGATGCTAAGTCCGGTACCTCCGGCGGGGGTAGAGAGGCAAAGGTGAATATGCTCCTAGCAGAAGCAGAAGGATCTTTGGGAGCCTATGGAGTTGCCAAACACCGCCATACTCCTGAGATTGAACAGGTTGCCAGTGATTTGGCCGGTACGGAGTTACAAGTACAGTTCACTCCCCATTTAATTCCCATGGTGCGGGGCATTTTGGCCACCGTTTATGCAACCCTGCGGGATCCAGGTTTAGTGCGAGACGATTTAATCACCATTTACAGTGCTTTTTACCGGGCTTCTCCCTTTGTGAAGATTTTGCCCCATGGGGTTTATCCCCAAACAAAATGGGCTTGGGGCACTAACCTTTGTTACATCGGCATTGAAGTGGATCCCCGCACCGGTCGAGTTATTGTCCTTTCCGCCATCGATAATTTGGTCAAAGGCCAAGCAGGGCAAGCGGTGCAATGTTTGAACCTCATGATGGGCTGGGAAGAATCCCTTGGTTTGCCCCAACTGGCTTTTTATCCCTAG
- a CDS encoding DEAD/DEAH box helicase, producing MTNTLTSTFADLGLSEKRCQLLADIGFESPTQIQTEAIPLLLSGRDMLAQSQTGTGKTAAFALPLMDRIDPEGDLQALILTPTRELAQQVAEAMKDFSHERRLFILNVYGGQSIERQIRSLERGVQIVVGTPGRVIDLIDRKKLKLETIQWVVLDEADEMLSMGFIDDVKTILRKTPPTRQTACFSATMPREIKELVNQFLNDPALVTVKQTQSTPTRIEQQLYHVPRGWSKAKALQPILEMEDPESAIIFVRTKQTAADLTSRLQEAGHSVDEYHGNLSQSQRERLVQRFRDGKIKLVVATDIAARGLDVNNLSHVVNFDLPDNAETYIHRIGRTGRAGKTGKAIALVEPIDRRLLRSIENRLKQQIEVCAIPNRSQVEAKRIEKLQEQLKEALTGERMASFLPLVRELSDEYDAQAIAAAALQMIYDQSCPQWMKTDWEVPEVDFNKPVLRRGRNAGGGGGQNKSGGGYQGKPGKPRRSSGGRRPAYSDRQQ from the coding sequence ATGACTAATACTTTGACTAGTACTTTCGCCGACCTTGGTCTTTCTGAAAAACGTTGTCAACTCTTGGCCGACATTGGCTTTGAGTCCCCCACCCAAATTCAAACTGAAGCCATTCCCCTGCTTCTGAGCGGCCGGGACATGCTCGCCCAATCCCAAACCGGCACGGGTAAAACCGCCGCCTTTGCCCTACCTTTGATGGACCGTATTGATCCCGAGGGGGATTTGCAAGCCTTAATTTTGACCCCCACCCGGGAATTAGCCCAGCAGGTGGCGGAGGCAATGAAGGACTTTTCCCATGAGCGCCGTCTGTTTATTTTGAATGTTTACGGTGGCCAGTCCATCGAGCGACAAATTCGCAGCCTGGAGCGGGGGGTACAAATTGTAGTAGGGACTCCTGGACGGGTGATTGACCTAATTGACCGCAAAAAACTCAAACTGGAAACCATCCAATGGGTGGTGCTGGATGAAGCGGACGAAATGCTGAGCATGGGCTTCATTGACGATGTGAAAACCATTCTGCGTAAAACTCCCCCCACCAGGCAGACTGCTTGTTTCTCCGCCACCATGCCCCGGGAAATCAAAGAGTTGGTCAACCAATTTTTAAATGATCCCGCCCTGGTGACCGTTAAACAGACCCAATCTACCCCCACCCGCATTGAGCAGCAGCTTTACCACGTGCCCCGGGGTTGGTCTAAGGCTAAGGCATTGCAACCAATTTTGGAAATGGAAGATCCCGAATCCGCCATTATCTTTGTTCGTACCAAGCAAACCGCCGCCGACCTCACCAGCCGTTTACAGGAAGCGGGCCATAGCGTGGACGAGTACCATGGCAACCTGAGCCAATCCCAACGGGAGCGTTTGGTGCAGCGTTTTCGCGATGGCAAAATCAAGCTGGTGGTGGCTACGGACATTGCCGCCCGGGGTTTAGATGTTAATAACCTCAGCCATGTGGTCAATTTCGATTTGCCCGATAACGCTGAAACCTATATTCACCGCATTGGCCGCACGGGACGGGCTGGTAAAACCGGTAAGGCGATCGCCCTGGTGGAACCCATTGACCGTCGTTTACTGCGCTCCATTGAAAACCGTCTCAAACAGCAAATTGAGGTTTGTGCTATCCCTAACCGTTCCCAGGTGGAAGCTAAGCGGATTGAAAAACTGCAGGAACAGCTCAAAGAGGCATTAACCGGTGAGCGAATGGCTTCCTTTTTGCCCTTGGTACGGGAATTGAGTGATGAATACGATGCCCAGGCGATCGCCGCTGCTGCCCTGCAAATGATCTATGACCAAAGTTGCCCCCAATGGATGAAAACCGATTGGGAAGTGCCGGAAGTTGATTTCAACAAGCCCGTTCTTCGTCGTGGCCGCAATGCTGGTGGTGGCGGTGGCCAGAACAAAAGTGGGGGTGGCTACCAAGGTAAACCGGGCAAACCCCGCCGCTCCAGTGGTGGCCGTCGTCCTGCTTATAGCGATCGCCAACAATAA